CGCCGCTTGCTCCTGTAATCATCAGGTCGATGTCGCCATCGTTATCGTAATCACCCGCAGCCGCCCCACGGTGTTGTCCGTTCACCGAAACTACTGACAGAGTGTCGACCCGCGTAAATGTGCCGTTGCCGTTGTTCCGGTAGTAGCGATTCGGCTGGTTGGCTTCATTCGTGACGAGGCAATCGAGGTCACCGTCGTTGTCGAAATCCGCCCAGACATTTGCCAGCGAGACGCCGATATCGGAGGCAATCGAGCCAACCTGCGCAAACGTCATGCGCGTGAACGTGCCTCCATCGTTGCGGTACAGGTTGTTCGGGATCGTCGAATTGTAGTTCGTAAGATACGCATCGAAGTCGCCGTCGTTGTCATAGTCGATCCAATTCCATATCTGGCCGTCGACAGGATCGGTCGCAATCGGGGAAGTCGTGATGCGTGTGAACGATGCGTTCGAGGTTTCCGTCAGCCAGTTGCGATACAGATTATCGGGGGCGAGTGTTCCATTCGCGGGCCCGCTGCCGATGAAGAGGTCGATGTCGCCGTCGTTATCGTAATCCGACCAGGAAGGCACCGTGTAAGGCCCCAATCCCATCGTGATCACTGTGCTATCGATCCTGGCGAATGCCCCGTTGCCGTTGTTTCTGAAGAGTCGGTTCGTACTGTCGATTCCGGCAAACCCGTTCGCTGCCGCGATCACCAGATCGACGAAGCCGTCATTGTCGTAGTCTCCCCACGCACACGCCCATCCCTTGTTGCGAAGAGTGTCGCCAATCTCGCCTGTTGTGATTTTTGTGAACACACCGCCGCCATCGTTCCTGTACAGAAAAGATCCGCGCGGGTTGCCTGCGGCGATGAAGCAATCAATGTCGCCGTCGTTGTCATAATCCGCCCACGAGTTCCCCAATGCGGCTCCCTGGAAAGTGATCGCATTCGGCAGCCCGATGAAGTTCCCGTTGCCGATGTTTTGATACAACTGACGTCGTGTGACGAACATATCCAGAAGCCCGTCATTGTTGAAGTCAATCCAGCTTGCGCCCTCGTACGCAGCTTGCGCCGGGTCGGTGACAATCGGGTTTGTCGGGTCGGTCACCTGGACGAAAGTCTGCGCGATCCCCGCCGCAGTAACCCTGAGTATGCATCCAACGGTCAAGAGTATCCATAGCTTCATGTACGCCTCCTATTGTTTTCTTTGAATAGTGAATCTTCCACAACACCTAACGAGTGAGCAGCGCCTTCACCGTCTGCGTAAATCCGTTTGCCCTTGCCCGTATGTAATAAACACCCGATGCAGCCGTCAATCCATTCTTGTTCAATCCGTCCCAAGTAGTGGAGTGTTCACCCGGCTCAAATTCTCCGTCAACCAGCCGTCGGAGTTCCTGTCCCAGTTGGTTATGAACAGCAACGAGAACATGGGACCTGCCCGTCAATCCAAACCGGAGAGTCGTCGTGGGATTGAACGGATTGGGGTAGTTCTGGTGCAGTTCAAATCCTTCCGGCTTTTGCTGATTGGGTGAGGATAGACCGCTGAGCCCGCCACCTTCAATGATTGTGACAATCCTGTTGGGGAGGACATCGATGAAGTAATCGGTCTGGCCTGATGGCCACTCGACGGTAATTGAATCAACAACCGAAGCGTTGCCGAAGCCAACATGCAGGAGGAGATTCTGGCTGTTGTATCCTGTCTGCGCGGCGACTTCGCGCATTTGCCACGCCGGCAATCCGGCGACAGTCGCCTTGAGTCTGACTTTTGTCCCAATTGCCGATGTGTTCGACGCCGTGCCTACGCATTTGATGGTGAGCCATGAATTCGAGTTGCCGTTGTTCTTGTAAAGAAAATCCCGCTGATTCAACCGGTTGGCGACGAAGAGATCGAGCGCACCGTCATTGTCATAGTCGGCGGCCGAACATCCGAACGAATTCGCGATTGTATTGACGATCTCTCCTGTCGTAACTTTGGAGAAAGCAAACGCCGGCGGACCGGAGTTCAGGTAGAGAAAATCAGCCCCGCCATCATTCGCAACAAAGAGGTCAAGATCGCCATCGTTGTCCACATCGGCCCAGACGCTTCCAATCGAGTTGCCGCCGCCGTTCGAGACAATACCGGTGTCGATAGGTACGAGAGAGAAGTCCGGCGGGCCGCTGTTGCGGTACAGAATGTTGTTCTGCCCGAGGAAGTTTGCGACAAACAGGTCGAGGTAACCGTCGTTGTTGAAGTCTCCCCAACTGGCACCGAGTGTCGCGCGCGCATCGAGGAGTGTTGTCCGGACAAAATACCCGTTGCCATGATTCGTGAACAGATAGTCGTTCTGGCCTCCGGCATTGCCAAGAAAGAAATCCGGCTTGCGGTCGTTGTTGTAGTCGGCCCAAACGCCGGCAATGGAAAAATTGCTGCCGTCCTGCACAATTGTCCCGGTATCCGCACGCGTGAACGTATATGTCGGCGGGCCGCCATTGTAGTAGAGAAAATTATCGGCCTGAAAATTCACCACAAAGAGATCGAGGTGGCCGTCGTTGTTGATATCCACCCACGAACTGCTGTTGGAGTTTGCAAGATCCGTGGCCGGGCTTCCGGTTGTGACTTTCACAAACGACGTATCACCGTCGCCGACGTAGAGAAAATTGCCGAACAGCGGCCCCGATGCCGGCTGACGGTTGGTGATAAACAAGTCCAGGTTTCCATCGTTGTTGAAATCTCCCAATGTTCCGCCGATGGACGAGCCGCCATCCGCAATCACCGGCCCCGTGGTCAGTTTTGTAAAGCCGCCGTTGCGATTGTTCAGGTAGAGGCCGTTCTGTTGGTCGGTGAGATTGCCGTGCGGCACAAAGATGTCCAGGAACCCATCGTTGTTGAAGTCACCCCAACTTCCACCGCCGCTTTCGAATTCATCGGTGACAAGAGGGTTCGAAGGATCCGTGATTTTGGTGAATGTCTGCGCGGAGATCGATGTTGCAATCAACATGCCGCCGGCTGTTGCCAACAGGTTGAGAATGCCCTTGCTCCTTTTCATTCTTTTTCCCTTCAAGGTTAAGATACCGTTGTGCCAATGAATAGACGCAGCTATCTCGTGAGTACAATCCTGACTGTTGTACTGAACCCATCGGTTCTTCCGCGAACGTAGTACACACCTGATGAGACCGGCAATCCGTTTCTGTTCATCCCATCCCACACCAAAGAATGCTCCCCTTGCTGAACATCTCCATCAACAAGGCGTCGGATTTCCTGTCCGAGTTGGTTGTGGATTGTAATAAGAACCCGGGATTCGCCTCGGAGCTCAAAGCGAATCGTTGTCGAAGGATTGAACGGATTGGGATAGTTCTGATGCAATCGGAAGCCGGCAGGCAATTCTGCTGCATTGCCCTCTCCCGCCGATGTCACGCCCGCGTCAAGGGCTTTTGTTTTCCATGCGCCGCGCCCGAGCGTCGAGATCCGCAGCGTTCTATCGAGCGGGTGGTAGTGTATGTCCGTCGCATACACGAGCGGCAGTTCATCGTTGAACTCAAACCATTCCGCACCGCCGTTCGTCGTTGCAAACACCCCGAGGTCTGTGGCAACATAAAGGTGGTTCGATGAGTACGGACTGACGGCAATGGCGCCCATCGTCACATCAGGGAGGTTTGAGGTGATATCAACCCAGGTGTCGCCAAAATCCGTTGACTTCTTTATATGGTCTTGATTCACAGAGGCGCTATTGCGAACCGCATACAGTGTTCCCGATACTGACGGATCGACTTCAAGATCAACAACTCTCCACGACGGGATAGAAGGGTGTGTAATTGGAGTCCACCCCGTTCCGCCGTCTGTACTTCTCCAGACTGTCCAGGCGGTGTTTGTGTAGGAGTGCGCATAAAACAGATCCGGATTCTGCTGGTCTATGGCGATCGTCCTGACGTTCGGAACATCGGCGATCGGGCTCCAGAGCGAACCGCCGTTCGTTGTCCTGAAGATTTTTGTGACGCCGGAACAGTACAGAACATTCGGATCAAGCGGATGCATGACGAGCGGGGCGACAATCGGACCGGACTCCGCCATGCCGTTGTTGATAGGAAACGTGTTCGTCCGCCAGTTGGACCCGCCCGTTGTCGACTTGTTGTGATACCCGAAGAAGAAATCGCCGTAAAAGATATTTGTATTCGTTGGGTGAATGATGACCGCCATACCGTCATTGGCTGACCACCTGTACCAACGTGTATTTCCACCGGAAGAGTTGAGCCACTGAAGTCCGTGATCCTGGAATCCTGCAATCACAAGATTTGTGTCGGAAGGCGCACTGGCAATCTTGTAAAGTTGCCCGGTAACCAGGTCTTTGTTGACTTTATTCCACCACAATCCTCCGTTCGTCGACTTCTGCACTCCGCCGTCGTTGAACACGTAGATTGTGTTCGGATTGGTTGGATCGAAACCAATATCCCATTGGTCAACATACGTGAGGCCCGCGTTGCTGTATTGCAGACCGTTCGATGTCCAATCGTGCCACGTCCAACTTGCACCGCCGTCGCTCGACCTGAACAACCGGATGCCTCCGAAGAACAACAGATCCGGATTGTCCGGCGAAACACCCAGAACATTGTTGAGCCATCCTTGACACACGTTCGTGTTTGGTGGAGGATAACAGAAGACGTTCGGCGTACCCGCCAGCAGATTCCATGAGTCTCCGCCATTTGTGGATTTGTACAATCCAAGCAAGCTGCTATTCGACGCGCCTGAGAGTCCCGCGTAAAGAACGGAGGGAACCGAATGACACATGGCGAGACTCGTCAAACCGATTGTCGCTCCGACCGGCAAGCCATTCTCCATGCGCGCCCAGGATGCTCCAGCATCTGTTGTCCGGTAGATGCCGTCCGCCTGAAGCGCTGCGTACATGATGTTTGGCGAAGCAGGATTCACAAGAATTGTCGAAGCCCGACCGGTTCTTATCTGCGACCACGTGTCTCCCTCGTCGGTTGACTTCCATATACCATTGGTCGCAGCAAGGTACACGGTGTTTGCATCGCTCGGGTGCCATGCGAAACCAAACATTCCAACGCCGGCACTTGGCGACACCGAGAAGCCTGTCGGTAGCCACGTTATT
This sequence is a window from Bacteroidota bacterium. Protein-coding genes within it:
- a CDS encoding VCBS repeat-containing protein; this translates as MKLWILLTVGCILRVTAAGIAQTFVQVTDPTNPIVTDPAQAAYEGASWIDFNNDGLLDMFVTRRQLYQNIGNGNFIGLPNAITFQGAALGNSWADYDNDGDIDCFIAAGNPRGSFLYRNDGGGVFTKITTGEIGDTLRNKGWACAWGDYDNDGFVDLVIAAANGFAGIDSTNRLFRNNGNGAFARIDSTVITMGLGPYTVPSWSDYDNDGDIDLFIGSGPANGTLAPDNLYRNWLTETSNASFTRITTSPIATDPVDGQIWNWIDYDNDGDFDAYLTNYNSTIPNNLYRNDGGTFTRMTFAQVGSIASDIGVSLANVWADFDNDGDLDCLVTNEANQPNRYYRNNGNGTFTRVDTLSVVSVNGQHRGAAAGDYDNDGDIDLMITGASGARGLFRNDLSNGNSWVNIRLVGVMSNRSAIGAKVRARAIINGTPVWQVREISSQNSFDGMNMLNVHFGFGNATVIDTLRIEWPRGLQQSFTNVAVNNRYTVTEGQGIVVVGVGESSAELPQSFELSQNYPNPFNPSTRIEFRVASLEFVELAVYDILGRKVATLVSEAKQPGTYEVAWDAAGFSSGVYFYSMRAGVHISAKKMLLTK
- a CDS encoding VCBS repeat-containing protein, which produces MKRSKGILNLLATAGGMLIATSISAQTFTKITDPSNPLVTDEFESGGGSWGDFNNDGFLDIFVPHGNLTDQQNGLYLNNRNGGFTKLTTGPVIADGGSSIGGTLGDFNNDGNLDLFITNRQPASGPLFGNFLYVGDGDTSFVKVTTGSPATDLANSNSSSWVDINNDGHLDLFVVNFQADNFLYYNGGPPTYTFTRADTGTIVQDGSNFSIAGVWADYNNDRKPDFFLGNAGGQNDYLFTNHGNGYFVRTTLLDARATLGASWGDFNNDGYLDLFVANFLGQNNILYRNSGPPDFSLVPIDTGIVSNGGGNSIGSVWADVDNDGDLDLFVANDGGADFLYLNSGPPAFAFSKVTTGEIVNTIANSFGCSAADYDNDGALDLFVANRLNQRDFLYKNNGNSNSWLTIKCVGTASNTSAIGTKVRLKATVAGLPAWQMREVAAQTGYNSQNLLLHVGFGNASVVDSITVEWPSGQTDYFIDVLPNRIVTIIEGGGLSGLSSPNQQKPEGFELHQNYPNPFNPTTTLRFGLTGRSHVLVAVHNQLGQELRRLVDGEFEPGEHSTTWDGLNKNGLTAASGVYYIRARANGFTQTVKALLTR
- a CDS encoding T9SS type A sorting domain-containing protein, with protein sequence MRSFIFILAISSFPAPIALAQFVPDVPRNGEQAVRYWDEFYERNFFSKGIKPEDMKGTGYYPYLRLKWLYEMKKNDDGIVDEERRWNEFRRFRYEELQKGGTRPAAQWQSIGPNTIDSMAGRMICHAFDPTDSQTLWAGAGSGGLWRTTNGGEAWEAMTDELPSLYVSCIAIKPTNRNVMLLGTGIFEQFGFSLAPGVGVLKSTDRGITWLPTGFSVSPSAGVGMFGFAWHPSDANTVYLAATNGIWKSTDEGDTWSQIRTGRASTILVNPASPNIMYAALQADGIYRTTDAGASWARMENGLPVGATIGLTSLAMCHSVPSVLYAGLSGASNSSLLGLYKSTNGGDSWNLLAGTPNVFCYPPPNTNVCQGWLNNVLGVSPDNPDLLFFGGIRLFRSSDGGASWTWHDWTSNGLQYSNAGLTYVDQWDIGFDPTNPNTIYVFNDGGVQKSTNGGLWWNKVNKDLVTGQLYKIASAPSDTNLVIAGFQDHGLQWLNSSGGNTRWYRWSANDGMAVIIHPTNTNIFYGDFFFGYHNKSTTGGSNWRTNTFPINNGMAESGPIVAPLVMHPLDPNVLYCSGVTKIFRTTNGGSLWSPIADVPNVRTIAIDQQNPDLFYAHSYTNTAWTVWRSTDGGTGWTPITHPSIPSWRVVDLEVDPSVSGTLYAVRNSASVNQDHIKKSTDFGDTWVDITSNLPDVTMGAIAVSPYSSNHLYVATDLGVFATTNGGAEWFEFNDELPLVYATDIHYHPLDRTLRISTLGRGAWKTKALDAGVTSAGEGNAAELPAGFRLHQNYPNPFNPSTTIRFELRGESRVLITIHNQLGQEIRRLVDGDVQQGEHSLVWDGMNRNGLPVSSGVYYVRGRTDGFSTTVRIVLTR